The sequence below is a genomic window from Rhinopithecus roxellana isolate Shanxi Qingling chromosome 19, ASM756505v1, whole genome shotgun sequence.
AGGCTGCCTGCTCCTCAGGAGAACTGAATGCCTGATCTGTcgctgtctcccatcacccccagatgagactgtctagttgcaggaaaacaagctcagggctcccattggttccacattatggtgagttgtataattatttcattatacattacaatgtaataacataaaatgcacaataaatgtaatgtgcttgaattaTCCCAAAACtatcccctgcccccagccctggtctgtggaaaaattgtcttccacaaaacctgtTCCtgctgccaaaaaggttgggaccACTGCTTTAAGTGGCAAGGCACAAAGCACACAGTGCGGTCCCACCCAAATTTGCCAAAAACACACCTGCCTGAGCCACGTACGTGGATCTAAAGTGGAATCTCAGCTTGTTCCAAAATCCTTGCTCCTCTTGTTAAGGGTCAAAAAGACTGGTTTCAGAGGGAAAGGGGTCCATTAAACACTGGGAGATTCTCCTTGCCAAGGCTCTTAGGCTTTTGCAGCTCCACCCTCCAGGCCACCCTCTCAGGCTGAGAGCAAGGGTTTAGCTAACTACGTAGAAACACTGCCTCTGCTGGGTGGAGACTGGACAACCGCTGGGACTTTTCAGACCCTAGGCAATGatcaatatcactaatcactTTACCTTCTGTGCCCAGCCTGCGGATATTCAATTTCTCTCAGGCCTAGAGCTAACGTCATGTTTCTGGCTGCTAAAAGCTCTGGCTCCTTTTATTACCAcattaaaggaaaataacaggCAAGAGGTCTGCTGTAGACATTTATTGAATCATCTGTTGCACCAACAGCACATTGTATTTCACAGAAGATTGGCCacaggcaaaataaaataacccaCCACAAATCTGCTTCTGGGGGCCTTCTTCGGTTCCTTAGTCATCCAGTGTTCACTTTGGCAAACAGACCCGTTTACAGACTTTTGTTGCTAACCTAAGGTTCCATTTCTCTCTGTAGCATTCTGGCTAGGGAGAGACACGATTGTACTTTGGTAGTTTGTCTAAGGCAGAGTCTTCTCGAACGTAAACATTTCACTATACATGTGCGTGCCAGCTGATGAAAGAACTGACGGTGCCCCTGCCCCTGAAGAGTGTACAGTCTAAACAGGAGGCGAACACTGTCATCCGGGCAGGCTGAGAGGAGGTGGGGAAAGGGGCTGGAAGGAGCCTGGGCAGCCCCTGCTGGGGAGGGGCCTGGACTACAACCACCTGCTCTCAGAAATGACATTGCCTGAGGTAGAAGCCACAGCAAAAGCCAACTACAGGAAATGCGAGTGCCAACTACGGGAAATGCGAGCATTAGAGAACACTGGCCCCTTTCTCTAAGGTCATCAGGTTTGGAAATTGTATTCAGTTCTTCACTGAAGTACACTGTGTCTGTCTCAAGCTAAGTCATGCTCCTCAAACCCccaaaaacaaggaaaacaggGAGAGAACAGTCACCAAGTCACCAGATCCAACAAGCACATGatcaatgttctttttttcttgagcctgtcgcccaggctggagtgcaatggtatcatctcggctcactgcaagttccacttcccgggttcacgcccttctcctgcctcggcctcccaagtagctgggactacaggcacccgtcaccatgcccaactaattttttgcatttttagtagagatgggtttcactgtgttcgtcaggatggtcttgatcaaaAACTAGTGTTTTACTCACACTAGTTCCGGGCCGAAGCCAATGGTGGCTCAGCTAACAGGACACTCTAAAGGGCTGCAGTGATGTGCAGACGCCACAGGGGATGACCTGGTTCTGCCTCAGTCCTGACTTCCTGGAAAGATGGACACCAGGGAAGGAGAAGGCTCGTCCTCCAGAACAGAGGCAGCAGCTCCAGCAGCCCCAGGGGCTCCAGCCACAGCCAGCAGCAGcggtttttcatttaaaacattctaCAGTTTGtgctctctgcctcccagcctgaGCAGAGCCTGGGTGAGCCTGGGAAAGGAAACCAGAGCTGAGCTGCAAGAGGGGTGCTGCAAGGAGGGAGCCCCAGCAGGAAGGGGCTGCAAGGTGCCCCCTATTCCCAACTCCCATGTCTGGAGGAGCCTGGGAGAAGGCCTGCCTCCATCTGCCAGGAGAAAGTCTGTCTGAAGTCATGGGCTTCTATCCCCTCTCCCACCAAAGCCGTCCTAGGGCTAAAGGGTTAAAGAAGAGGAAGGTCAGGACTACAGCTGGGCCACAGCCTCACTCAGAGCTTCCCAGGGGCCagtccctcccctctcctggggAACCTTGCTCTCACCACCAACATACTTTACACATCATATCACTTGCTCCTCTGCCAAAGGCTGGGCCCATTTGTGTCACATGTTATTCGGGCTGGAGGGACTCCTTGTTTGAATTCAGCAGCCATCATGGCCTTTCCAGGCCTGTCCCTgaggcccccccccccccccccagtttCCCCTGGCCTTGCCCCAGGCATCTGCTGCCGGGAGGGTGGGTCCTCCTGTCTCGCTTCTTTAAAGACCTGTGCTCTGCGACCAGGACTGACCACCCGAAGTCCTACCCAAAGCCTTCTGCACTGAATGGGGCAACAGAGATACGGGAGCTACACACAATGAACTGGTCTATAGCAGCAgagaaaggagaagcagaggaGGCAGAGACCTGACCCCAGAAAGCAGCACTCAAATAGACGCAGCTGCGCCCACCCACCCGCCTGCTGCCAGAGCCACTCTCCGGAGCCTGCAATCCTGAAGATGCCTTAGCAGGAGTGGGCAAGAACACACCCCGCGAACCCCCAGCGCCAGGCCGGTGCATCACTGGGAGCCGGGGCTGTCTCCCTCCGTCAGCGTCTTGAAGTCCATGGAGAGGGCCTGCTCTTCGGCCTGGGAAGGCCGCTTCCAGTCAGCCCGGGTCAAGATATAGAGCACCGCCCCACCGAAGCAGGCCAGCAGCAGGCCCAGCACATTGGCCAGGACGCCCTCGGGCTCAAACGCACTGTACTTGTCCCTGCAGGggtgagaggaagggagaagctgCCCAAGGGGTCACAGGCCAAATGCCCGTATCCTGGACCTTAAAGATGTCGTAGGGATTCCAGCACCAGCTCCTGCCTCCCTACCGTACCCAAAGAGAAcgaccaccccccacccccaaccagcAATCTCCAGCAATCTCTAATGTAAAACCAGCAATCTCTAATGTAAAAATCTGTATCAATATTCTAGTTCTAAGCAGTTCTTCTGCAGATCCTACTGCGTGATGGGAATAAATAGGGTGCCCATAGCCCAGAAgtttctttgaaaggataaaatcAAGAAAGCTAACCAAAGCCAAGCCCCATGCACCCAAATCTTAGCAAGCATAACTACAGCCACCAGTTGCGAGGCCACAAGAGACGGCTCAGGAAGCCACAGCTGGGGAAGCCGAGGGCAGGGTGAGGTCTCTGCAGGGGTGGCCCAGGTCCTGCCCCTCCCACCCAGGACACTCACCCGAGGCTGAACAGCAGTGCCTCCTTCAGGCCCAGCAGGGCGGTGCCCACGGAAAGCAGAAAGATGGTGGCACCAAAGAAGATGTGCTGTGGGCGGTAGCGGCTCCGCAGGGAGAACGGAGCTCCGGGGAACAGGAAGAAGCTGAAGCCCGCCAGCCACTAGAAGGAAAGGAGGTGGTTCTGGGACAGGGCGGCGGCAACCCCAGCAGCCCAGGTCAGCCCAGGTCCACGCCCACGCGCCCACATGGCGACTGCAAGCCCCTCAGCCCTGCCTGGTTTCCTCCCTCCTCAGCACGGTGGTGGGAGGAGTACTAAGTGCTTAGGGACAAGGGACCCGTCCCCCAGCACTTGAGGCCTTGGCACACTCGCAGATTCGGAAAGCTGGGCTTGTGGTCAAACATGCTGAGTCTGCCATGGGGCGCCTGGAAGCTGCGCACCCTTGGCCGCCAATCCTAGCTTTGCACCCACACAGGCCTGGGAAGACAGCTCTCTCACCTGCACGCACCCCAGAAAACAGGCCCTTCCATGAGGCACGTTTCAGCCCAgctcccctgcccctcccacctccctggtAGGTGGCCACAGGCCCCGGGTGCTGGAAGGACTCACCTGCACAAGGTACAGGACGAAGACAAGGATCCCGCACCAGCTGTGCAGGCTGTACAGGTCAGTGTAGCCCTTCTTCCTGTGGTAGTCAAACACCGCGACCAAGCCTGGGCCAGAGATAGGTCATATGAGGACAGGGTTGGACGTGGAAAAGGAAGGGATAAGATGACCCAAGGAACCAGCTAGCAGGGACTTCTGGGCTTTAGTCCCAGCTCAATGGCTGCCAGCACCCAGTGGCCCTGCAGGGGATGTTTGGGATGGGGGCGGGCCCATCACGGCTCTGGGGAGGGAACAGAGCAGATAAAGTGGCTGTTTGCCATACCCGAAGAAACAGGCAGGGGGCGGGGAAGGCTGCGCCCACGAACTCACCAACCAGGGCAATGACGAGCGCAAAGACATGCAGCAGCCCATGCAGGACCTTGGTGGTGCGtttggcttcatttctgaagaCACGGTAAACCAGTAGGGCTGTGAGAGGTGAGAGAGGGAACGTAAGTGCATCCGCCTGCAGTGAGGCCTCCTGCCCCCGCAGCAAGGAGGCACCTTGGTGGAGAGGTGATGTGAGCTGACAGCTTGCAGCAGGAGCCTAGCTGCAGGAACCGGAGGAGAAAGCCAGGTTCCCTGGGGACCCTGGGCAGCTCCTGGCCTTCTCTGAGGGCACCTAAGGCTGTGTGCACCTtaacacccctcccccaccctccaaccT
It includes:
- the LOC104675477 gene encoding cytochrome b561 isoform X1; the encoded protein is MSSVCLSMEGGAAASTPAALPYYVAFSQLLGLTLVAMTGAWLGLYRGGIAWESDLQFNAHPLCMVIGLVFLQGDALLVYRVFRNEAKRTTKVLHGLLHVFALVIALVGLVAVFDYHRKKGYTDLYSLHSWCGILVFVLYLVQWLAGFSFFLFPGAPFSLRSRYRPQHIFFGATIFLLSVGTALLGLKEALLFSLGDKYSAFEPEGVLANVLGLLLACFGGAVLYILTRADWKRPSQAEEQALSMDFKTLTEGDSPGSQ
- the LOC104675477 gene encoding cytochrome b561 isoform X2, with protein sequence MEGGAAASTPAALPYYVAFSQLLGLTLVAMTGAWLGLYRGGIAWESDLQFNAHPLCMVIGLVFLQGDALLVYRVFRNEAKRTTKVLHGLLHVFALVIALVGLVAVFDYHRKKGYTDLYSLHSWCGILVFVLYLVQWLAGFSFFLFPGAPFSLRSRYRPQHIFFGATIFLLSVGTALLGLKEALLFSLGDKYSAFEPEGVLANVLGLLLACFGGAVLYILTRADWKRPSQAEEQALSMDFKTLTEGDSPGSQ